In the genome of Cryptomeria japonica chromosome 8, Sugi_1.0, whole genome shotgun sequence, one region contains:
- the LOC131857682 gene encoding uncharacterized protein LOC131857682: METNLIFIDLDVWNIFCSKYTVRTNIPTNLDEKKQYEMNARAKHAILNALTKDVFVKIMHCKLANEIWEKLENIYQGNEKVKQSKILMLKTQFEEMKMKDDEKVAEYFSRIDELVNGMRGLGQEVDEFTVVKKAIRTILPKYETKVSALEEKIFFNKLTLDDLQGTLIAFEMRTNKVDNASSSLKETTFKTKKKEDLDSESKLFDFLEALLVRKLKKKYRSNLSLKYFNYGKVVHFATQCPFANQNNDDDQTKKHYKKKVFSPKNKFNFNNFKMKKSLFSKEDTDDESYDSLGDEGETLFMTEVDVQKASCSHPDSQINSQYDLDNFEINLEGELLCALQEIKKIKKLIASQEKSSNKLIVPLQDELDDSKRVMDNLKLVLVDKET; the protein is encoded by the coding sequence ATGGAAACAAATCTGATTTTTATAGACCTTGATGTCTGGAATATATTTTGTAGCAAGTACACTGTACGTACTAACATACCTACAAATCTTGATGAGAAAAAGCAATATGAAATGAATGCAAGAGCCAAACATGCAATCTTGAATGCCTTGACTAAAGATGtctttgttaaaatcatgcattgTAAATTGGCTAATGAGATTTGGGAAAAACTTGAAAACATCTATCAAGGAAATGAAAAAGTTAAACAATCAAAAATACTTATGCTCAAAACTCAGTTTgaggaaatgaaaatgaaagatgatgaaaaagtagCTGAATACTTTTCGAGAATTGATGAACTTGTTAACGGGATGAGAGGATTAGGTCAAGAAGTAGATGAATTCACTGTGGTTAAGAAGGCCATTAGAACCATATTGCCTAAATATGAAACCAAAGTTTCAGCCCTTGAagaaaagattttttttaataagCTTACCTTAGATGATCTTCAAGGAACATTGATAGCCTTTGAAATGAGAACAAACAAAGTTGACAATGCTAGTTCATCATTGAAAGAGACTACTTTTAAAACAAAGAAGAAAGAGGATTTGGATAGTGAATCAAAATTGTTTGATTTTCTTGAGGCTCTGTTAGTGAGAAAACTCAAAAAGAAATATAGAAGCAATCTGTCACTCAAATATTTTAACTATGGAAAGGTTGTTCACTTTGCAACCCAATGCCCTTTTGCTAATCAAAACAATGATGATGATCAGACTAAAAAACATTATAAGAAAAAAGTCTTCAGTCCTAAAAACAAATTTAACTTCAACAATTTTAAAATGAAAAAGAGTCTATTCAGTAAAGAAGACACTGATGATGAATCATATGATTCTTTAGGTGATGAAGGTGAAACCTTGTTCATGACTGAAGTTGATGTGCAAAAAGCTTCATGCAGTCACCCTGATAGTCAGATAAATAGTCAATATGATCTAGACAATTTTGAGATAAACCTTGAAGGTGAATTGCTTTGTGCTCttcaagaaataaaaaaaattaagaaactcATTGCTTCTCAAGAGAAAAGTTCAAATAAATTGATTGTCCCTTTACAAGATGAACTAGATGACTCTAAAAGAGTCATGGACAATCTCAAACTTGTTCTTGTTGATAAAGAAACATAG